A segment of the Streptomyces sp. P9-A2 genome:
TGCGCTCGCTCGGCTCGTCCGGGGTGTGGGAGGTGTTCCTGCCGGGGATCGGTGAGGGCGCCCGCTACAAGTTCGAGGTGCACTCCCGGTACGGCGGGCGGGCCCTGAAGGCCGACCCGATGGCGCGCCTCGCGGAGGAACCGCCGAACACCGCGTCGATCGTGACGGCCTCGCACTACACGTGGGACGACGCCGCGTGGATGAAACACCGTGCCCGGGTGTCCGTGCACGAGGCGCCGTTCTCGGTGTACGAGATCCATCTGGCGTCCTGGCGGCCGGGGCTGACCTATCGCGAGCTTGCCGAGGTGCTGCCGGCCTACGTCAAGGACCTCGGCTTCACCCATGTCGAGTTGATGCCGGTCGCGGAGCATCCCTACGGCCCGTCCTGGGGCTATCAGGTGACCGGTTTCTACGCGCCCACGGCCCGCCTCGGCACCCCGGACGACTTCAAGCACCTGGTGGACGCCCTGCACCGGGCCGGGATCGGCGTGATCATGGACTGGGTGCCGGCGCACTTCCCGAAGGACGACTGGGCGCTGGCCCGGTTCGACGGGGACCCGCTGTACGAGCCGGGGGACGCCCGGCGGGCGGAGCACCCGGACTGGGGGACGTACACGTTCGACTTCGCCCGGACCGAGGTACGCAACTTCCTGGTCGCCAACGCCGTGTACTGGTGCCAGGAGTTCCACATCGACGGTCTGCGCGTGGACGCCGTCGCCTCGATGCTCTACCTGGACTACTCGCGGGACTCCGGCCAGTGGGAACCCAATGTGCACGGCGGCCGGGAGGACCTGGCGGCGATGGCGTTCCTGCAGGAGATGAACGCGACCGTGTACCGGCGGTGCCCGGGAGTGGTGACGATCGCTGAGGAGTCGACCGCGTGGGGCGGGGTGACCCGGCCCACCGACACCGGCGGTCTGGGATTCGGGCTGAAGTGGAACATGGGCTGGATGCACGACTCGCTGCAGTACATGAGCCACGAGCCGGTCCACCGCAAGTACCACCACCACGAGATGACGTTCTCGATGGTGTACGCCTACAGCGAGAACTACGTGCTGCCGATCTCCCACGACGAGGTCGTGCACGGCAAGCAGGCCCTCGTGTCGAAAATGCCCGGCGACTGGTGGCAGCGGCGGGCGAACACCCGGGCCTACCTCGGTTTCATGTGGGCCCACCCCGGCAAGCAACTGCTGTTCATGGGGCAGGAGTTCGCGCAGGGCGCCGAGTGGTCCGAGCAGCACGGCCCGGAGTGGTGGCTGCTGGACGACGCGTACCGCTTCGCGGGCGACCACCGCGGCGTACAGGATCTGGTGCGCGACCTCAACGCCCGTTACCGGGCGACGGACGCGCTGTGGCAGCGGGACACCGATCCGGGCGGGTTCCGCTGGGTGTCGGTGGACGCGGCCGAGGACAACGTGTTCGCGTTCCTGCGGTACGACCGGGACGGCACTCCGCTGCTCTCGGTGTCGAACTTCTCCCCCGTCGTCCGGCACGACCACCGGCTGGGAGTGCCCGACGACGTGATCGCCTGGCGGGAGGTCCTCAACACGGACGCGGCCCGCTACGGCGGCGGTGACGTCACCAACCCGGACCCGGTCAAGCCCGAGGACGGCAGCGTCGGCATCACTCTCCCGCCCCTCGCGACGGTGTGGCTGGTGCCGCACGACCTGTGAGGCCCGGCGGCCCTCCTCCCGCCCCCGTACCCGCGTCCGGACGGTGATCGGCACGGGTACCGCGCGTGCCTGTGCATGCCGGGGCGGAAGGGCCCCGGCGGGGAATACGGGCGGAATGCGCGGGCAGGCTCGGGCCGCCGGGGCGGCGTGATCATCAATGTGGCCACAGTTCCGGCGATCCGGCCCCGGAACGCTCGGGCTCGGCTACATTCAGGCACCGCCGATGACTCCGCTCGTCGGCCGAATCACAGCCCGTACATGTCAGGAGCAGTGCATGCGCGACCTCGCTCTCGCTCCCCAGGCCGCCTCACCCCTGACGGGCGGCCTCGCGGACAGCCTCTTCAAGACGGCGGCCGAGAGCCCGAACCTGCCGATGCTCGCCCGCCGTGCCGATCCGGCCTCCGCGTCCTGGGAGGAGGTCACCGCGCTGGAGTTCCGCAACCAGGTCGTCGACCTGGCCAAGGGGCTGGTCGCCTCCGGGCTGTCCCCGGGCAGCCGTGTGGCGATCATGGCGCGGACCCGTTACGAGTGGACGGTCCTGTGCTACGCGCTGTGGACCGTGGGTGCCGAGGTCGTCCCCATCTATCCGACCTCCTCGCGGGAGCAGGTGGAGTGGATCCTCAGGGACTCCGGGTGCGTTGCCGTAGTGGTCGAGGACGAGCAGAGTGTGATGACCGTCGGGTCCGTGTGCGCCGCGCTGCCGCGGCTGCGGCACGTCTGGCAACTGGACTCGGGTGCGCTGGACCAGCTGGTGGCGCGCGGCGAGTACATACCGCCGGCCACGGTCGACTCGTTGCGCAGGATCGTGCTGCCGGACTCCACGGCGGTGATCGCCTACACGTCCGGTACCTCGGGGCAGGCCATGGGGTGCGCGCTGAGCCACCGCAATCTGGCCGCCCCCTGCGACACCCTGCTGGAGGGCTGGTCCCGGACCGCGGCGGAGCCGGGTGAGCAGGGCGTGGTCCTCGCCTTCCTGCCGTTCTCCCATGTGTACGGGCTGATGATCCAGGGGCTGTGCGTACGGGGCGGCCTGCTGATGGGGCACGAGCCCGATCTCGGCTCGGAGGCCCTGTCCTTGGCCCTGCGCACCCTGCGGCCCACCTATCTGTACGCGGTCCCCTCGCTGCTGGAGAAGATCTACAAGAACTTTCTGCGCGCCTCGCAGCAGGCGGGCCGCGGGGCTCTGTTCGAGCGGGCCGCCGATACGGCCCGTGACTTCGCCGCCGCCGTGGAGCGGCAGCGGCTGGGCCGTGGTTCGGGGCCCGGCCTCGACCTGCGGGTGCAGCACGCCCTGTACGAGCGGACGGTGTACCGCAGGCTGCGGGCCGCGCTGGGCGGCCGGGTGCGCAGGGCCACCTCGGGCGGCTCGACACTCAGCCGTGATCTGTCCCTCTTCTACGAGGGCATCGGCATCTACGTCCACGACGGCTACGGGCTCACCGAGACCAGCGGTGGAGTGACGATGCAACCGCTCGGCCGGGAGAAGTCCGGCACCGTCGGACGGGCGCTGCCGGGCAACGAGATCCGGGTCGCCGACGACGGGGAGATCCTGGTGCGCGGGCCGTCGGTGTTCCAGGGCTATGCGGGCGACGAGGCCGCCACCCTGACCGCGCTGGCCGGTGGCTGGCTGGCCACGGGGGACATCGGCCGACTGGACTCGGAGGGTTACCTGACGATCACCGGTCGCAAGAAGGACATCATCATCACCAGCAGCGGCAAAAGTGTCGCGCCCGCGGCCCTGGAGCAGCGGCTGCGGATGCATCCACTCGTCCACCAGGCCGTCGTGGTGGGGGACGACCGGCCCTGTGTGGGGGCTCTGATCACGCTGGACCCGGAGTTCCTCACGCACTGGCGCGGGGCACTTTCGATGCCGGGCGACGCGCCCACACGCGAGGCCCGGGAGGAGAACGCGTTGCGTGAGGAGATCGCGAGGGCGGTCACCGCGGCGAACAGCAGTGTGTCCCGTTCGGAGTCGATCCGGGTGTTCCGGGTGCTGCCGGAGCCGTTCGACGTGACCAACGGGCTGCTGACGCCGTCGATGAAGCTGCGCCGGGACGAGATCGTACAGCGCTACGCCTTGGAGATCGACGCGATGTACCACTCCCGTTCGCGTCCGGAGCGGGAGCCGCTGCCGGAGGAGCCGTCGGTCTGGGACGACTCGGACAACGTCTTCCGCTGACCGCCGGTGGCGGCGTGCCCGTCACCCCGGCTCACATGGATACGGGCGCGTAGGGTCCGGCGGCCCGGGAACCCACAGACCAGGAGAACGAAGGAACGTACGGCACATGAACGACTGGCCCGTGGTAGCCGGGGCAGGGAAGGCGACATGGCATCCGAGCCGCACAGGGACAATTCACTGGCCGCAGAGGAGATCACCGAACGCGTCGTCGGTTTCGCCGGGGAGCTGCGCGACGTCACCGACGCACGACTGGTGGCGGAGGAGTTCCTCCTGGACCTGGCCCGCATCTCCCCGCCGACGGCCCCGGAGCACTGGGACGACATCCTCCTGGTGGTCACGGAACTCGCCGCCAACGCGGTCCAGTACGCGCCGGGACCGTTCCGGCTGCGGCTGCGCAGGACGTTCGACGGGGTGCATGTGGTGATGCACGACACGAGTACCACCGAGCCCGCGCCCCGGCCCTTCAGGCCGAGCCGCGGCGGGGGCGGGATCGGCTGGCACCTGATCCACACACTGTGCGATCAGGTCAGCGTGGTCGGCGCCGCCGACGGCAAGGACATCCATGTGTTCCTGCCCTGGTGACGGCCGCCTGCCCCGGGGACGCCCGCGCCGGGCTCCGTACGGTGCCGGCCGGTGCCGGCCGGTGCCCGGTACGGGGATCACCGGCCGGCGTCGGGCGCGGACATCACCGGGCGACGGTCATCCGGCCGGGGTGCCGGGAGCGTGCTCGGGCGGGGGCCCGGGCCGTGTCAGCGCCCAGTAGTAGTCGCCGACCGTCGTGAGGTAGGCCGGGTCCATGGTCTCGCTGTCGGTCCTGAACCGGGGCGCGGCTTTCACCTCGGGCCTGGTGCAGGACACGGTGATCTTCCGGTCGCCGGTGTCGACGGCGGCGACGACGCCGACCGGTACGAGGAGACTCCGGCCGAACACCCAAACGCCCGTGTCGACGACCAGGTGCCGCATGGCGTGATGGTCGGCCTGCCGGTCCACATGGCCGATGGTGCTGCCGTCGCTCGCGACGACGGTGTATCCCGTGAGGTCCGGATCCTGCCCCTGGGCGGGACCCGGCTCCGGCGCGTATGACCAGATACTGTCCGTGGGCACGCTGCTCCTTGCCTCCCCTGTGACGACGATCCCGGAGCGGGCGGGACCCGCTCTCCGGCTCCGTCCGTCTCCACAGCAGCCAACTACCCGCCTGGAGCGGGCGCATTCGGCCGGCGAAGACACAAAACCCGCACAGGTCCAGTCCTGTTTCGAAAGTCTCACCCACCGGACCCGCACG
Coding sequences within it:
- the glgB gene encoding 1,4-alpha-glucan branching enzyme produces the protein MALHDTPLPESAGSVPSAPETYGTAPALDPVDRGRLLAGAHHDPHALLGAHPVPGGIAFRALRPFARTVSVVTGGEHTPLVSEGDGVFSGVLPLDAVPAYTLAVAYGDEDAVEVHDPYRMPPSLGELDLHLIGEGRHEELWTALGAHPMTHQGVTGTRFTVWAPNAQGVRVAGDFTCWDGTAFPMRSLGSSGVWEVFLPGIGEGARYKFEVHSRYGGRALKADPMARLAEEPPNTASIVTASHYTWDDAAWMKHRARVSVHEAPFSVYEIHLASWRPGLTYRELAEVLPAYVKDLGFTHVELMPVAEHPYGPSWGYQVTGFYAPTARLGTPDDFKHLVDALHRAGIGVIMDWVPAHFPKDDWALARFDGDPLYEPGDARRAEHPDWGTYTFDFARTEVRNFLVANAVYWCQEFHIDGLRVDAVASMLYLDYSRDSGQWEPNVHGGREDLAAMAFLQEMNATVYRRCPGVVTIAEESTAWGGVTRPTDTGGLGFGLKWNMGWMHDSLQYMSHEPVHRKYHHHEMTFSMVYAYSENYVLPISHDEVVHGKQALVSKMPGDWWQRRANTRAYLGFMWAHPGKQLLFMGQEFAQGAEWSEQHGPEWWLLDDAYRFAGDHRGVQDLVRDLNARYRATDALWQRDTDPGGFRWVSVDAAEDNVFAFLRYDRDGTPLLSVSNFSPVVRHDHRLGVPDDVIAWREVLNTDAARYGGGDVTNPDPVKPEDGSVGITLPPLATVWLVPHDL
- a CDS encoding AMP-dependent synthetase/ligase, with product MRDLALAPQAASPLTGGLADSLFKTAAESPNLPMLARRADPASASWEEVTALEFRNQVVDLAKGLVASGLSPGSRVAIMARTRYEWTVLCYALWTVGAEVVPIYPTSSREQVEWILRDSGCVAVVVEDEQSVMTVGSVCAALPRLRHVWQLDSGALDQLVARGEYIPPATVDSLRRIVLPDSTAVIAYTSGTSGQAMGCALSHRNLAAPCDTLLEGWSRTAAEPGEQGVVLAFLPFSHVYGLMIQGLCVRGGLLMGHEPDLGSEALSLALRTLRPTYLYAVPSLLEKIYKNFLRASQQAGRGALFERAADTARDFAAAVERQRLGRGSGPGLDLRVQHALYERTVYRRLRAALGGRVRRATSGGSTLSRDLSLFYEGIGIYVHDGYGLTETSGGVTMQPLGREKSGTVGRALPGNEIRVADDGEILVRGPSVFQGYAGDEAATLTALAGGWLATGDIGRLDSEGYLTITGRKKDIIITSSGKSVAPAALEQRLRMHPLVHQAVVVGDDRPCVGALITLDPEFLTHWRGALSMPGDAPTREAREENALREEIARAVTAANSSVSRSESIRVFRVLPEPFDVTNGLLTPSMKLRRDEIVQRYALEIDAMYHSRSRPEREPLPEEPSVWDDSDNVFR
- a CDS encoding ATP-binding protein → MASEPHRDNSLAAEEITERVVGFAGELRDVTDARLVAEEFLLDLARISPPTAPEHWDDILLVVTELAANAVQYAPGPFRLRLRRTFDGVHVVMHDTSTTEPAPRPFRPSRGGGGIGWHLIHTLCDQVSVVGAADGKDIHVFLPW
- a CDS encoding PRC-barrel domain-containing protein, which translates into the protein MPTDSIWSYAPEPGPAQGQDPDLTGYTVVASDGSTIGHVDRQADHHAMRHLVVDTGVWVFGRSLLVPVGVVAAVDTGDRKITVSCTRPEVKAAPRFRTDSETMDPAYLTTVGDYYWALTRPGPPPEHAPGTPAG